One genomic segment of Sminthopsis crassicaudata isolate SCR6 chromosome 2, ASM4859323v1, whole genome shotgun sequence includes these proteins:
- the LOC141554267 gene encoding chymotrypsinogen B-like isoform X2, with the protein MLRIANGKNAVPGSWPWQVSLQRRGAHFCGGSIINNKWVVTAAHCKVKTTDRVVAGRHNLKSHRENIQVLKIAQVFRNKNFDSVSFNNDITLLKLARPVRFQKNVSPVCLPSVNDDFPAGTQCAISGWGMTKYNAQVPPKVLQQAKVPLLSKTECKRFWGYKVTDSMICAGANHVSSCMGDSGGPLVCKKKGTWTLVGIVSWGSPYCSTNSPTVFARVTKLIPFIKETLANS; encoded by the exons ATGCTCAGGATTGCCAATGGTAAAAATGCTGTTCCTGGTTCTTGGCCCTGGCAAGTCTCTCTACAG AGAAGAGGTGCCCACTTCTGTGGGGGCTCCATCATCAATAACAAATGGGTGGTCACAGCTGCTCATTGCAAAGTCAA GACAACAGACAGGGTGGTTGCTGGAAGGCATAACCTGAAGTCTCATAGAGAAAACATCCAAGTTCTGAAGATTGCCCAG gtcttcaggaataaaaattttgacagtGTCAGTTTTAACAATGACATTACCCTGTTGAAACTGGCCAGACCTGTCCGCTTCCAGAAGAATGTGTCCCCTGTCTGCCTACCCAGTGTCAATGATGACTTCCCCGCAGGCACTCAATGTGCAATAAGTGGCTGGGGCATGACCAAGTACAATG cccaAGTTCCTCCAAAAGTCCTCCAACAGGCAAAGGTGCCCCTGTTATCCAAGACTGAATGCAAGAGATTCTGGGGTTACAAGGTCACGGACAGCATGATTTGTGCTGGAGCCAATCATGTTTCTTCTTGCATG GGTGACTCCGGTGGACCCCTGGTCTGCAAGAAAAAGGGCACCTGGACCCTGGTTGGTATTGTGTCCTGGGGAAGCCCTTACTGTTCCACCAACTCCCCTACTGTATTTGCCCGAGTAACCAAACTCATCCCCTTTATCAAGGAAACCCTGGCCAACAGCTGA
- the LOC141554267 gene encoding chymotrypsinogen B-like isoform X1 has translation MPVGCGVPDIKPDLNDMLRIANGKNAVPGSWPWQVSLQRRGAHFCGGSIINNKWVVTAAHCKVKTTDRVVAGRHNLKSHRENIQVLKIAQVFRNKNFDSVSFNNDITLLKLARPVRFQKNVSPVCLPSVNDDFPAGTQCAISGWGMTKYNAQVPPKVLQQAKVPLLSKTECKRFWGYKVTDSMICAGANHVSSCMGDSGGPLVCKKKGTWTLVGIVSWGSPYCSTNSPTVFARVTKLIPFIKETLANS, from the exons ATGCCTGTAGGCTGTGGTGTCCCTGACATTAAGCCTGACCTGAATGATATGCTCAGGATTGCCAATGGTAAAAATGCTGTTCCTGGTTCTTGGCCCTGGCAAGTCTCTCTACAG AGAAGAGGTGCCCACTTCTGTGGGGGCTCCATCATCAATAACAAATGGGTGGTCACAGCTGCTCATTGCAAAGTCAA GACAACAGACAGGGTGGTTGCTGGAAGGCATAACCTGAAGTCTCATAGAGAAAACATCCAAGTTCTGAAGATTGCCCAG gtcttcaggaataaaaattttgacagtGTCAGTTTTAACAATGACATTACCCTGTTGAAACTGGCCAGACCTGTCCGCTTCCAGAAGAATGTGTCCCCTGTCTGCCTACCCAGTGTCAATGATGACTTCCCCGCAGGCACTCAATGTGCAATAAGTGGCTGGGGCATGACCAAGTACAATG cccaAGTTCCTCCAAAAGTCCTCCAACAGGCAAAGGTGCCCCTGTTATCCAAGACTGAATGCAAGAGATTCTGGGGTTACAAGGTCACGGACAGCATGATTTGTGCTGGAGCCAATCATGTTTCTTCTTGCATG GGTGACTCCGGTGGACCCCTGGTCTGCAAGAAAAAGGGCACCTGGACCCTGGTTGGTATTGTGTCCTGGGGAAGCCCTTACTGTTCCACCAACTCCCCTACTGTATTTGCCCGAGTAACCAAACTCATCCCCTTTATCAAGGAAACCCTGGCCAACAGCTGA